One window of Triticum dicoccoides isolate Atlit2015 ecotype Zavitan chromosome 5A, WEW_v2.0, whole genome shotgun sequence genomic DNA carries:
- the LOC119301901 gene encoding dicarboxylate transporter 2.1, chloroplastic-like, with protein MERLRVAVSHRPPLLLPAPNHLRRRQLHLPLPLASRPLSSRHRLLSPAPRRHARHLLASQTPGPEPDAEASAEPAGAKLVPLIVSLAAGLAVRFLAPRPAEVTLQAWQLLSIFLSTIAGLVLGPLPVGAWAFLGLTTAVATRTLPFETAFSAFTNEVIWLIVISFFFARGFVKTGLGDRIATYFIKWLGGSTLGLSYGLTVSEACIAPAMPSTTARAGGVFLPIIKSLSLSAGSKPNDPSSRKLGSYLVMTQFQAGSNSSALFLTAAAQNLLCLKLAEELGIVVANPWVSWFQAASLPAIVSLLATPYLLYKIFPPEIKDTHEAPALAAEKLERMGPVTKNEWVMIGTMILAVSLWVFGDAIGVSSVVAAMLGLSILLLLGVLDWDDCLSEKSAWDTLSWFAVLVAMAGQLTDLGIVSWMSTSVAKLLSSFSLSWPAAFVVLEASYFFVHYLFASQTGHVGALYSAFLAMHVAAGVPGVLSALALAFNTNLFGALTHYSSGQAAVYFGAGYLELPDIFRLGFVTALINALIWGVVGTFWWKFLGLY; from the exons ATGGAGCGCCTCCGGGTCGCCGTCTCCCACCGCCCGCCTCTGCTCCTCCCCGCCCCGAACCACCTCCGCCGGCGCCAGCTCCACCTCCCCCTCCCGCTCGCATCCCGCCCCCTCTCTTCGCGGCATCGCCTGCTCTCCCCCGCCCCTCGCCGCCACGCCCGGCACCTCCTCGCCTCCCAAACGCCCGGCCCCGAGCCCGACGCGGAGGCCAGCGCTGAACCCGCCGGCGCCAAGCTCGTCCCGCTCATCGTCTCCCTGGCGGCCGGCCTCGCCGTGCGCTTCCTCGCGCCGCGGCCCGCCGAGGTGACCCTGCAGGCGTGGCAGCTGCTCTCCATCTTCCTCTCCACCATCGCGGGGCTCGTGCTGGGCCCGCTCCCCGTCGGCGCCTGGGCCTTCCTCGGCCTCACCACCGCCGTGGCCACGCGGACGCTCCCCTTCGAGACCGCCTTCTCCGCCTTCACCAACGAGGTCATCTGGCTCATCGTCATCTCCTTCTTCTTCGCGCGAGGATTCGTCAAGACCGGCCTCGGCGATCGCATCGCCACCTACTTCATCAAGTGGCTCGGGGGCAGCACGCTGGGGCTCTCCTACGGGCTCACCGTCAGCGAGGCCTGCATCGCGCCGGCCATGCCCAGCACCACCGCCAGGGCCGGAGGCGTCTTCCTACCAATCATCAAGTCACTCTCGCTCTCGGCAGGCAGCAAGCCTAACGACCCGTCGTCGCGGAAGCTCGGCTCATATCTTGTGATGACCCAGTTCCAG GCAGGTAGTAACTCAAGTGCTCTCTTCCTGACTGCTGCAGCACAAAATCTGTTATGCTTGAAGCTAGCAGAGGAGCTTGGTATCGTAGTTGCGAATCCATGGGTGTCATGGTTCCAGGCTGCTAGTTTGCCAGCTATTGTGTCTCTGCTAGCAACACCATACTTGCTATATAAAATCTTCCCCCCTGAAATAAAGGACACACATGAGGCCCCAGCTTTAGCTGCAGAGAAGCTGGAGCGCATGGGTCCAGTGACCAAGAATGAGTGGGTTATGATTGGTACTATGATTCTTGCAGTGTCATTATGGGTTTTTGG GGATGCTATTGGTGTATCTAGTGTTGTTGCTGCAATGCTTGGGCTCTCTATTCTTCTCCTGCTTGGTGTGCTAGACTGGGATGATTGCTTGAGTGAGAAGTCAGCATGGGATACACTGTCCTGGTTTGCAGTTCTAGTTGCGATGGCCGGACAGCTCACAGACCTTGGAATTGTGTCGTGGATGTCAACTTCTGTCGCCAAGCTGCTTTCATCTTTCTCATTGAGTTGGCCTGCAGCTTTTGTTGTTCTTGAGGCCTCCTACTTCTTCGTTCACTATCTATTTGCGAGTCAAACGGGGCATGTTGGAGCTCTATACTCTGCGTTTCTGGCTATGCATGTAGCAGCTGGTGTTCCTGGTGTGCTGTCCGCACTTGCTTTGGCATTCAACACAAATCTGTTTGGCGCACTAACACACTATAGCAGTGGGCAAGCCGCGGTATATTTTGGAG CGGGGTACCTGGAGCTTCCAGATATATTCAGGCTGGGCTTTGTAACAGCCCTGATTAATGCTTTGATATGGGGAGTTGTTGGCACCTTTTGGTGGAAATTTCTCGGGCTTTATTGA
- the LOC119301900 gene encoding queuine tRNA-ribosyltransferase catalytic subunit 1-like, translated as MALRFEVLGRFNRARAARLTLPHFTCQTPLFMPVGTQGTIKGLTTDQLETIGCQIILGNTYHLELRPGSQLIDDLGGLHKFMNWKRALLTDSGGFQMVSLLHLADITEEGVTFQSPVDGKPMLLTPEESIHIQNNIGADIIMALDDVVKTTITGPRIEEAMYRTLRWIDRCIAAHKKPDVQNLFGIVQGGLDPVLRDICVRGLVERNLPGYAIGGLAGGEDKDSFWRVVAQCTAGLPEDKPRYVMGVGYPLDIVVCSALGADMYDCVYPTRTARFGSALVPEGVLKLKQNAMATDERPIDPSCPCMVCKNYTRAYLHCLVTKDPMGSQLLSYHNLSFMARLSRDLHMSILEGRFPEFVRGFLRVQFPKGDVPKWVHNAMEVAGIDISECCTPTNCQHDAMEAAGVDISDFCPPTKCP; from the exons ATGGCGCTCCGGTTCGAG GTGTTAGGAAGATTTAATCGTGCTCGCGCAGCTCGGTTAACTCTGCCACACTTTACTTGTCAAACGCCACTTTTTATGCCTGTTGGTACCCAAG GTACAATAAAAGGCTTGACTACAGACCAGCTAGAGACTATAGGTTGTCAGATTATTCTTGGAAATACCTACCACCTTGAACTTCGTCCTGGCTCTCAACTTATTGATGACTTGGGTGGCCTTCACAAGTTTATGAATTGGAAAAGGGCATTGCTGACTGACTCTGGTggtttccaaatg GTTTCTTTGCTGCATTTGGCTGACATTACTGAGGAAGGAGTTACATTTCAG TCACCCGTTGATGGGAAACCCATGCTCTTGACGCCTGAGGAATCAATCCATATTCAG AACAACATTGGAGCTGATATAATCATGGCTCTTGACGATGTTGTTAAGACAACAATTACCGGCCCGAGGATAGAGGAAGCTATGTATCGTACCCTTCGTTGGATTGATAGGTGCATAGCTG CTCACAAGAAACCTGATGTTCAAAACTTATTTGGGATTGTGCAAGGAGGATTAGATCCGGTTCTGAG AGATATTTGCGTGAGGGGCTTGGTTGAGCGGAACCTTCCCGG ATATGCCATTGGTGGTCTTGCAGGTGGTGAAGATAAAGACTCGTTTTGGCGTGTTGTTGCCCAGTGCACCGCTGGATTGCCTGAAGATAAACCACGATATGTTATG GGTGTTGGTTATCCACTTGATATTGTAGTATGCAGTGCTTTGGGTGCAGATATGTATGACTGTGTCTATCCAACACGCACTGCTCGCTTTGGGAGCGCACTTGTGCCTGAG GGTGTTCTGAAGTTGAAACAAAATGCAATGGCAACTGACGAACGGCCCATTGATCCTTCCTGTCCATGTATG GTCTGCAAGAACTATACCCGTGCATACTTGCATTGTCTGGTCACGAAAGATCCTATGGGTTCTCAACTGCTGTCATATCACAATTTATCATTTATGGCGCGG TTAAGTAGAGATCTCCACATGTCGATTCTTGAAGGGCGATTTCCAGA ATTCGTTAGAGGATTCTTGAGGGTGCAG TTCCCAAAGGGCGACGTGCCAAAGTGGGTTCACAATGCAATGGAGGTTGCTGGCATCGACATATCGGAGTGCTGCACCCCGACCAACTGCCAGCACGACGCAATGGAGGCTGCCGGCGTCGACATTTCGGACTTCTGCCCTCCCACCAAATGCCCCTGA